The Arcobacter roscoffensis genome segment ATACATAGGATCCCCTAGCATTGCTTCTATGCCGTAATATACAAGTTTTGAAAGCCATGATTGAGCATAATCATTTGTATTTGACATTTCTTGGATTAAGATTTTTTTCTCATTTTTACCTAGATACATAAAATTAGGAAAACTACTACTAAAATCCTTTAAACCTTGTATAATAAAAGTTTTATCACTATTATCAAAACTTTTATGGGCTATGTTTTTTACTAAAAAATTTAAAGCTCCAAACTCTTTAGAACTTGGCATTTTTAAAGTTTTAGGAAACAAAACTTCATAAACTTCATCTAAAATTACTAAAGACTCTTTTGTAAAAACTTTTGCAAAAACTGTGGAACTATTTAGAGCAATAATTCCAATACTTGTAAATTTTATAAACTCTCTTCTTTTCATAGTAGTACTTTAGCAAAATAGTAGTAAAAGTTAATATATTTTAAATTATGCTATACTTTTAAGATGTTAGTATCAAATAATTCACTTTTAAATGTACTATTACCAAATGATAATAAAGCCTTAAAAGAGGTTTTAAAAGAGGCAGATTCAAAGACTCTTCAAGATATGATAAAAAACAAATCCGTATCTGTAAATGATGTTTTGAAAAACCTTTTTGATGATATTAAAAATGGTACTAAAACAAATGCCAATATAGAGAACATACTAAAAAACACTAATGCTTTTAAGGACTTAGGCTCTTTTTCTAAATCACTTAGTTCGGTTTTAGCACAAATTGATTCAAATTCAAATTTAAATAAATTCAAAGCAAATCTAGAATCATTTTTAAAAAACATCGCAAATATAGATGAAAATACTCTAAAAGAACAAATAAGTAAATCAGGAGTATTCCTAGAGTCAAAAATAGCTCAAAATACACAAAATAAGGGCACACTTCCTGCAAATGTAGAAAAGCTTTTAACACAAATACAAAACCTAGTAAAAGATATAAATTCACCTATTGCAAAGCAAGTAAGTGAGCTTATAACAAAAACTTT includes the following:
- a CDS encoding gluconate 2-dehydrogenase subunit 3 family protein — translated: MKRREFIKFTSIGIIALNSSTVFAKVFTKESLVILDEVYEVLFPKTLKMPSSKEFGALNFLVKNIAHKSFDNSDKTFIIQGLKDFSSSFPNFMYLGKNEKKILIQEMSNTNDYAQSWLSKLVYYGIEAMLGDPMYGGNKKQIGWNSVKHKAGYPRPKLKYGQKI